The following proteins are co-located in the Flavobacterium sp. CECT 9288 genome:
- a CDS encoding Lrp/AsnC family transcriptional regulator, producing the protein MDILDEFDINIIKELEKDGRMAYSAIATTLKISNTMVHQRINRLIDHGIITGIKPIINEKKIGYDWGSFTGITLNKDQDSDRIIEELKKIPEITECYFITGSFTLYIKIIAKDHEHMRRVLYEKIDTIPGIAKTDSIIELGCAFKRNVSL; encoded by the coding sequence ATGGATATATTAGACGAGTTTGATATCAATATTATTAAAGAACTAGAAAAAGACGGACGTATGGCTTATTCTGCCATTGCTACTACTTTGAAAATATCAAATACAATGGTACATCAGCGCATTAATAGGCTGATTGATCACGGAATCATAACGGGGATAAAACCTATCATTAATGAAAAGAAAATTGGGTATGATTGGGGTTCCTTTACTGGTATTACCTTAAATAAGGACCAAGATTCAGATCGCATAATTGAAGAACTCAAAAAAATTCCTGAAATTACAGAGTGCTACTTTATTACTGGCTCTTTTACATTATACATTAAAATTATTGCAAAAGATCATGAGCACATGCGACGCGTACTCTATGAAAAAATCGATACAATACCTGGAATTGCCAAGACAGATTCTATAATTGAATTGGGTTGCGCATTCAAACGTAATGTAAGTCTTTAA
- a CDS encoding penicillin acylase family protein, translating to MKYFNIYSTVTLCFLSSSMLFAQKMTTSELARLQKQSQQVTIIRDNWGIAHVYGKTDADAVFGMLYAQCEDDFKRVEMNYIEKLGQLSEVKGQEFLYNDLEIKLLIDIDEAKADYKKAAPWLQKLLNSYADGINYYLYKHPEVQPALLNHFEPWFPLLWTDGSIGAISTAGLTTSELKSFYGSAGDKIAYVEREINVQTGSNGFAIAPSKTVAGNAILYINPHTTFYFRPEIQISSDEGLQAYGAVTWGQFFIYQGFNENCGWMHTSSNVDVADLYAENIVTKNKKLFYEYNTQLLPVVEKKITIKYLENGKLIPKTFTSYFTNHGPIMAKRDGKWISLKSFNRSVKSLEQSWIRTKSKSFVDYKKAMDIKANTSNNTVYADKEGNIAYWHGNFVPIRDPKLNWSKVVDGTTAATQWKGLHEVSEIVHSYNPENGWLQNCNSTPFTVAGTNSPNPENYPPYMAPDGENFRGLNAVRLLDKGNKYTLDRVIADGYDTKLTVFEFLIPALISSFEKNIKTNTPLYDELIAPITVLKNWDYYAHENSVATTLAVEWAYQLEPIIQKVYTNEGELDQVQNTIQFLKNAQLNDLLPPLQKVLSELKTKFGSWEIHWGQINRFQRTSGAIALDYDDAQESLPIGFGPAVWGSLPAFKSSYQKDTQKRYGSNGNSFVCAVEFGTKIKAKSLLAGGNSGNPNSKHFFDQAKRYQEGQFKEVLFYKEDVLKHAEKTYHPGE from the coding sequence ATGAAGTATTTCAATATTTACAGTACAGTTACGCTATGCTTTTTAAGTTCTAGTATGCTTTTTGCTCAAAAAATGACTACGTCCGAACTAGCACGACTCCAAAAGCAATCGCAACAAGTAACTATCATTAGAGACAATTGGGGAATTGCGCACGTATATGGCAAGACTGATGCCGATGCCGTTTTTGGAATGTTGTATGCCCAATGCGAAGATGATTTTAAACGTGTAGAGATGAATTACATCGAAAAATTAGGACAACTTTCCGAAGTAAAAGGACAAGAATTTCTCTACAATGATCTAGAAATCAAATTACTCATAGACATTGATGAAGCAAAAGCTGACTATAAAAAAGCGGCGCCTTGGCTACAAAAATTACTGAACAGTTATGCAGACGGGATCAACTACTACCTATACAAACATCCTGAAGTACAACCGGCTTTATTAAATCATTTTGAGCCATGGTTTCCTTTACTTTGGACTGATGGAAGTATTGGAGCAATTAGCACGGCAGGGCTTACTACAAGTGAACTTAAATCTTTTTACGGCTCTGCAGGTGACAAAATCGCGTATGTAGAACGTGAAATTAATGTGCAAACTGGATCAAACGGTTTTGCTATTGCACCATCAAAAACAGTAGCTGGAAATGCCATTTTATACATTAATCCGCATACTACCTTTTACTTTAGACCCGAAATACAAATCAGTAGTGACGAAGGTTTGCAGGCCTATGGTGCGGTTACGTGGGGACAATTTTTTATTTACCAAGGGTTTAATGAAAATTGCGGCTGGATGCACACATCGTCAAATGTGGATGTAGCCGATTTGTATGCTGAAAACATCGTAACTAAAAATAAAAAACTATTTTATGAATATAACACCCAACTCCTACCAGTTGTCGAAAAAAAAATAACCATCAAGTACCTTGAAAACGGCAAATTAATTCCTAAAACATTTACCTCCTATTTCACAAATCACGGCCCAATCATGGCTAAAAGAGACGGAAAATGGATCAGCTTGAAATCATTCAATCGCTCTGTAAAAAGTTTAGAACAAAGTTGGATTCGAACTAAATCCAAAAGTTTTGTTGACTATAAAAAGGCAATGGATATAAAAGCCAACACTTCGAACAATACGGTTTATGCCGACAAAGAAGGAAATATAGCCTACTGGCATGGTAATTTTGTCCCAATAAGAGATCCTAAATTGAATTGGTCAAAAGTAGTAGATGGAACAACAGCCGCAACGCAATGGAAAGGACTGCACGAAGTTTCAGAAATTGTACACTCTTACAATCCTGAAAACGGATGGTTGCAAAACTGCAACTCTACACCTTTTACCGTTGCTGGAACAAACAGTCCTAATCCCGAAAATTACCCACCTTACATGGCTCCTGATGGTGAAAATTTTAGAGGACTCAATGCCGTACGATTGTTAGACAAAGGGAATAAGTATACTTTAGACCGTGTAATTGCAGATGGTTATGACACTAAATTAACCGTATTCGAATTTTTGATTCCAGCATTGATTTCCAGTTTTGAAAAGAACATCAAAACCAATACACCACTTTATGATGAACTCATTGCACCCATAACTGTTTTGAAAAATTGGGATTATTATGCTCATGAAAATTCAGTAGCAACAACACTTGCCGTAGAATGGGCTTATCAATTAGAACCAATAATTCAAAAAGTATATACTAACGAAGGCGAATTAGATCAGGTGCAAAACACTATTCAATTTTTGAAAAACGCACAACTAAATGATTTGCTACCGCCATTACAAAAAGTTCTTAGTGAATTAAAAACTAAATTTGGTTCTTGGGAAATCCATTGGGGACAGATCAACCGTTTTCAAAGAACCTCTGGCGCTATAGCATTAGACTATGACGATGCGCAAGAAAGTTTGCCTATTGGTTTTGGACCTGCAGTTTGGGGGAGCTTACCAGCATTCAAAAGTAGTTATCAAAAAGATACCCAAAAACGTTATGGTAGTAACGGCAATAGTTTTGTATGTGCGGTCGAATTTGGCACAAAAATCAAAGCAAAATCATTACTTGCAGGAGGAAATAGCGGCAATCCTAACTCAAAACATTTCTTTGATCAAGCCAAAAGATATCAAGAGGGACAATTCAAAGAGGTTTTGTTTTACAAAGAAGACGTATTGAAACATGCTGAAAAAACGTATCATCCTGGGGAATAA
- a CDS encoding dienelactone hydrolase family protein, whose product MKNIFLALIGVLISSTGAQAQLKPIAYADGAQKLNGLAVAPQKATKTKPGVLILPAWKGIDTHAKQSAEKLSKMGYYSFVADIYGEGNYPKNTEEAGKQAGFYKNNVGDYQRRIQLALDQLVKAGANPDNIVVIGYCFGGTGVLEAARAGMKFQGAVSFHGGLGRDAARTSTPIKTRVLVLHGADDPYVPVSEVAAFQQEMRTAKADWEMIYYADSVHAFSDPEAGNDNSKGAAYNEKADKRSWERMNVFLKDVLK is encoded by the coding sequence ATGAAAAACATCTTTTTAGCCCTTATTGGCGTACTAATATCTTCCACTGGCGCTCAGGCTCAATTAAAGCCCATAGCGTATGCTGATGGTGCTCAAAAACTAAATGGCCTTGCGGTTGCACCTCAAAAAGCAACAAAAACAAAACCAGGAGTTTTAATCCTACCTGCTTGGAAAGGTATTGATACCCATGCCAAACAATCTGCTGAAAAATTATCAAAAATGGGCTATTATTCCTTTGTTGCTGATATTTACGGCGAAGGCAATTATCCTAAAAATACCGAAGAAGCAGGAAAACAAGCTGGTTTTTACAAAAACAATGTAGGCGATTATCAAAGACGCATTCAGTTAGCACTAGACCAATTAGTAAAAGCAGGCGCAAATCCTGATAATATTGTTGTTATAGGGTACTGTTTTGGAGGTACAGGCGTTCTTGAAGCTGCCAGAGCTGGAATGAAATTTCAAGGTGCTGTTTCGTTTCACGGTGGCTTAGGTCGCGATGCTGCTAGGACCAGTACTCCTATCAAAACAAGAGTCCTAGTACTACACGGTGCTGATGACCCTTATGTACCAGTCTCTGAAGTAGCTGCTTTTCAACAAGAAATGAGAACCGCAAAAGCAGATTGGGAAATGATCTACTACGCTGATTCGGTGCACGCCTTTTCAGATCCTGAAGCTGGCAATGACAATTCAAAAGGAGCTGCATACAATGAAAAAGCAGATAAGCGCTCTTGGGAGCGGATGAACGTTTTCTTAAAAGACGTTTTGAAATAA
- a CDS encoding M28 family metallopeptidase: MKKIAILGIITTFTLSCSSQQNITTPVEPTTYLKTITEKELKTHLYIVASDEMEGRETGSVGQKKAGNYLIDQYKKDKIGYPKGATDFYQKVPAAFLNAQYNENLPDSENIWAYIEGSEKPNEVLVISAHYDHVGTKNGEIYNGADDDGSGTVALLEIAQAFQKAKKDGHGPKRSIMFLHVTGEEHGLHGSRYYSENPLFPIANTIANINIDMIGRRDKDHADSNNYVYVIGANRLSTDLDNICAAANTKYTNLNLDYKYNDPKDPNHFYERSDHYNFAKFGIPSVFLFNGVHADYHQPTDSPDKIEYDALTKRAQYAFAIAWELANRENRPVVDKK, encoded by the coding sequence ATGAAAAAAATTGCTATTCTTGGTATCATTACCACTTTTACACTTAGTTGCTCCAGTCAGCAAAACATCACCACGCCCGTGGAGCCCACCACTTATTTAAAAACCATAACCGAAAAAGAGCTAAAAACTCATTTGTACATTGTAGCTTCAGATGAAATGGAAGGTAGAGAAACTGGATCGGTAGGTCAAAAAAAAGCAGGTAATTACCTTATTGATCAGTACAAAAAAGATAAAATTGGTTATCCAAAAGGAGCAACAGATTTTTATCAAAAAGTTCCAGCTGCTTTCTTGAACGCGCAATACAATGAAAACCTACCAGACTCTGAAAACATTTGGGCCTACATTGAAGGTTCAGAGAAACCAAATGAAGTATTGGTCATATCTGCACATTACGACCACGTAGGTACAAAAAACGGAGAAATTTACAATGGTGCCGATGATGATGGTTCTGGAACTGTAGCATTACTTGAAATTGCTCAAGCCTTTCAAAAAGCAAAAAAAGACGGCCACGGTCCTAAACGCTCTATTATGTTCTTACATGTTACTGGCGAAGAACACGGATTACATGGATCCAGATACTACTCCGAAAATCCACTTTTCCCTATTGCAAATACTATTGCCAACATCAATATCGACATGATTGGCCGCAGAGATAAGGACCACGCAGACAGCAATAATTATGTGTATGTTATAGGAGCAAACCGACTTTCGACAGATTTAGACAACATTTGCGCTGCCGCAAATACTAAATACACAAACCTAAATTTAGATTATAAATACAACGACCCTAAAGATCCTAATCATTTTTACGAGCGTTCTGATCATTATAATTTTGCAAAATTTGGAATTCCTTCCGTTTTCTTATTTAATGGAGTACACGCAGATTACCACCAACCTACAGATAGTCCTGACAAAATTGAATATGATGCACTTACTAAAAGAGCTCAATATGCATTTGCAATAGCATGGGAACTTGCAAATAGAGAAAACAGACCCGTAGTAGATAAAAAATAA
- the bshB1 gene encoding bacillithiol biosynthesis deacetylase BshB1 codes for MKLDILAFGAHPDDVELGCAGTILKEISLGKKVGIVDLTRGELGTRGSASIRDQEAAAAAKILGVTVRENLGMRDGFFVNDETHQLEVIKMIRKYKPEIVLCNAVDDRHIDHAKGSKLVSDACFLSGLVKIETALDGEVQTAWRPKLVYHYIQWKNSVPDFVVDITGFTDLKVASILAYSSQFYDPNSTEPESPISSKNFLESLNYRSRDLGRLTGVDHAEGFTVERYLAVNSLGDLI; via the coding sequence ATGAAGCTAGACATATTAGCCTTTGGTGCACATCCAGATGATGTAGAGTTAGGATGTGCAGGAACTATTTTAAAAGAGATTTCACTGGGTAAAAAAGTAGGTATTGTTGACTTAACTCGTGGAGAGTTAGGTACGCGTGGCTCTGCAAGTATTAGAGATCAAGAAGCTGCTGCTGCTGCAAAAATACTAGGCGTAACTGTACGAGAAAACTTGGGGATGCGTGATGGTTTTTTTGTAAATGACGAAACACACCAACTAGAGGTAATTAAGATGATTCGGAAATACAAACCTGAAATAGTGTTATGTAATGCTGTAGACGACCGTCATATTGATCATGCTAAAGGAAGTAAGCTGGTGTCTGATGCTTGTTTTTTATCTGGGTTAGTTAAAATTGAAACTGCTCTAGATGGAGAAGTACAAACGGCTTGGCGCCCAAAACTTGTATATCATTACATTCAATGGAAAAATAGCGTTCCAGATTTTGTGGTGGATATTACAGGTTTTACAGATTTAAAAGTTGCATCTATTTTGGCATATAGTTCTCAATTTTACGATCCTAATTCAACAGAACCGGAGTCGCCAATATCAAGTAAAAACTTCCTAGAAAGCTTAAATTACCGTTCTAGAGATTTGGGAAGGCTCACGGGTGTAGATCATGCTGAAGGTTTTACGGTAGAAAGATATTTGGCTGTCAATAGTTTAGGTGATTTGATCTAA
- a CDS encoding chorismate-binding protein, giving the protein MIQKVQDHLLDKLPFVLYRKPNQKEITGYLQLEDTLFSINDFKEKGFVISPFDGVHTYYIPEEKAEKFQWKYQESFIQKEEKSLPFFESKDKEVFVSLVSKGVQAINNKEFEKVVLSRNEIVALENKSVFEIYESLVYSYPTAFVYCFYHPKIGTWLGATPELLLNVKADVFKTISLAGTQKDVGTPAVYWQNKEIEEQQFVTDFIVSKLQNELESVSVSKPYSYQAGSLWHIRTDISGRITPETSFKKIIQVLHPTPAVCGLPKESAKKFIIENENYDREFYTGFLGELNCDVDSGQQNADLYVNLRCMQIKANEQDMVIKQSLKQVHLYMGCGVTKDSIPEKEWEESVNKSMTMKKVL; this is encoded by the coding sequence ATGATTCAGAAAGTACAAGATCATTTGCTTGACAAGCTGCCCTTTGTTTTGTACCGAAAACCCAATCAAAAAGAAATTACGGGTTATTTACAACTAGAGGATACTTTATTTTCTATTAATGATTTTAAAGAAAAAGGATTCGTTATTTCTCCGTTTGATGGAGTACATACGTACTATATCCCTGAAGAAAAAGCTGAAAAATTCCAATGGAAGTACCAAGAATCATTTATTCAAAAGGAAGAAAAAAGCCTTCCTTTTTTTGAAAGTAAAGATAAGGAAGTATTTGTAAGCTTGGTTAGTAAAGGGGTTCAAGCTATTAATAATAAGGAGTTTGAAAAAGTAGTATTGTCTCGAAATGAAATTGTAGCTCTAGAAAATAAAAGTGTATTTGAGATTTATGAATCCTTGGTGTATAGCTATCCTACCGCTTTTGTCTATTGTTTTTATCACCCAAAAATAGGCACTTGGCTGGGTGCTACACCAGAATTACTGCTAAATGTAAAAGCGGATGTTTTTAAAACCATTTCGCTGGCAGGAACTCAAAAAGATGTTGGTACTCCAGCTGTTTATTGGCAAAACAAAGAAATTGAGGAGCAGCAATTTGTCACTGATTTTATTGTTTCAAAATTGCAGAACGAGTTGGAATCAGTTTCAGTGTCTAAACCCTACAGTTATCAAGCGGGTTCTTTATGGCATATTAGGACAGATATCTCAGGTAGAATTACACCTGAAACATCATTTAAAAAGATAATTCAAGTCTTGCATCCTACACCAGCTGTATGTGGCTTACCAAAGGAAAGTGCCAAAAAATTTATTATTGAAAACGAAAATTACGATAGGGAATTTTATACGGGTTTTTTAGGTGAGTTGAATTGTGATGTGGATAGCGGTCAACAAAACGCTGATTTATATGTAAATCTGAGATGCATGCAAATTAAAGCTAATGAACAGGATATGGTAATTAAACAGAGTTTAAAACAAGTACATTTGTATATGGGTTGCGGTGTAACAAAAGACAGTATTCCTGAAAAAGAGTGGGAGGAAAGTGTTAATAAATCCATGACCATGAAAAAAGTGTTGTAA
- a CDS encoding PaaI family thioesterase has protein sequence MTFDKDKILNYCNHVSKNTLMQTLQIEYVDAGEDFLVATMPVNATVHQPMGLLHGGASVALAESVGSAASMIYVNSDVSEVRGIEISANHLKAKKEGIVTATARIIHRGKSIHLWEIKITDENNALISLCKLTNMVLPKRKTTDK, from the coding sequence ATGACATTCGATAAAGATAAAATTTTAAACTACTGCAATCATGTTTCTAAAAACACTTTAATGCAAACATTGCAGATTGAGTATGTGGATGCTGGTGAAGATTTCTTAGTAGCTACCATGCCAGTTAATGCTACTGTTCATCAGCCTATGGGATTGTTGCATGGAGGTGCATCTGTTGCATTAGCAGAAAGCGTTGGGAGTGCTGCATCTATGATCTATGTTAATTCGGATGTTAGCGAAGTACGCGGAATTGAAATATCAGCCAATCATCTTAAAGCTAAAAAAGAGGGAATTGTTACCGCAACAGCCCGAATCATTCACCGCGGAAAGAGCATTCACTTGTGGGAAATTAAAATTACGGATGAAAATAACGCTCTTATTTCACTTTGTAAATTAACTAATATGGTGCTCCCTAAACGTAAAACTACCGATAAGTAA